A genomic region of bacterium contains the following coding sequences:
- a CDS encoding creatininase family protein produces the protein MKYKLMEMTLKEVKEFGKVEVCVLPWGSCEPHNFHLPYGCDTFTVEKIAEISCKKANEKGGKVILLPTISIGVNSNHFGFPMVLHLSPTTQLSILKDIVKTLENYKIHKFVLINGHGGNEFKGLLRELYGQTKVFIFLIDWWNIRKDIADKVLEDKGGEHGNEAETSWLLYLYPELVHLEWADDGSINEPRFEELKNGWVWITRPWHLLTKNSGYGNPKKATPEKGKAIVEGATDRIAEFLLKLSNAKIDDKFPY, from the coding sequence ATGAAATATAAACTTATGGAAATGACATTAAAAGAAGTAAAAGAGTTTGGAAAAGTTGAAGTTTGTGTTTTACCTTGGGGTTCCTGTGAACCACATAATTTTCATTTGCCATATGGATGTGATACTTTTACTGTTGAAAAAATTGCAGAAATAAGTTGTAAAAAAGCAAATGAAAAGGGCGGGAAAGTAATCCTTCTTCCAACAATTTCAATAGGTGTCAATTCAAATCATTTTGGTTTTCCGATGGTTTTACATTTATCACCAACAACTCAACTTTCTATACTTAAAGATATTGTTAAAACTCTTGAAAATTATAAAATCCATAAATTTGTTCTTATTAATGGACACGGAGGAAATGAATTTAAAGGTCTTTTAAGAGAATTATATGGACAGACAAAAGTATTCATCTTTCTCATTGATTGGTGGAACATAAGAAAAGATATTGCTGATAAAGTTTTGGAAGATAAGGGAGGAGAACATGGAAATGAAGCAGAAACAAGTTGGTTATTGTATCTGTATCCTGAACTTGTCCATCTTGAATGGGCGGATGATGGAAGTATAAATGAACCGAGATTTGAAGAGTTAAAAAATGGATGGGTCTGGATTACAAGACCATGGCATCTTCTCACTAAAAATTCTGGATATGGAAATCCTAAAAAAGCAACTCCAGAAAAAGGAAAAGCGATAGTTGAAGGAGCAACTGATAGAATTGCTGAATTTCTTCTAAAATTATCCAATGCAAAAATAGATGATAAATTTCCTTATTAA
- a CDS encoding ABC transporter ATP-binding protein: protein MVEKDKFYEQQKIKYVRGHFFGPPGPGRHMNLLSEKPKETIKTLKKLFKYLGKYKLYFLLSFVCILGSSILFLIGPYLIGKGIDYYIIPKNLSGFGKFLLFMLVIYIFNSLLVYIQSLTMANISQRVGYDLRKDAFECIHKLFLKVIDKRTIGDIMSRITNDIDMINMTLATSITQFFSGIIMLSGTIVMMIILSPLLTLFSIILIPVMIFITKIISGKTRKYFFIQQTKLGELNGIAEEDITGLRIIKIFGKEEKEIEKFEKINEELKEYGINAQKFAGIMPPLMNFLNNISFAIIGGIGGVFVLKKIITIGTIASFINYVKQFTRPLNELANQFNTIQTAIASAERVFEIMEEEKEKEDEEGAIELKEIKGEVEFKNVWFAYEDEKYVLKNINFKVPAGKIIAIVGPTGAGKTTIINLLARLYEVEKGEILIDGYDIRKIKKESLRSFLGVVLQDTYLFAETVKENIRYGKLEARDEEIQEVCRVSNAEKFILNLPKKYQTVLSDSGQSLSQGQRQLIAISRAILAKPKILILDEATSNIDTKTEMDVQKSMLNLMKDKTNFVIAHRLNTVKNADLILVIKEGEIIEKGNHKELMNKKGFYYNLFTSQFGEVLND from the coding sequence ATGGTTGAAAAAGATAAATTTTACGAACAGCAAAAAATTAAGTATGTAAGAGGACATTTTTTTGGACCACCGGGTCCTGGAAGACATATGAATTTATTATCGGAAAAACCAAAAGAAACGATAAAAACATTAAAAAAACTTTTTAAATATTTGGGAAAATATAAACTTTACTTCCTTCTTTCTTTTGTTTGTATATTGGGTAGTTCAATTTTATTTCTAATAGGTCCATATTTAATTGGTAAAGGAATAGATTATTATATAATACCCAAAAATTTAAGTGGATTTGGAAAATTTCTACTTTTTATGTTGGTTATATATATCTTTAATTCCTTACTTGTTTATATTCAGAGTTTAACAATGGCAAATATTTCACAAAGAGTTGGTTATGACTTGAGAAAAGATGCTTTTGAATGTATCCATAAACTTTTTTTGAAAGTAATTGACAAAAGAACTATAGGTGACATTATGAGCAGAATAACAAATGATATAGATATGATAAATATGACTCTTGCCACAAGTATAACACAATTTTTTTCTGGAATAATTATGCTTTCAGGAACAATTGTAATGATGATTATTTTAAGCCCTCTTTTAACATTATTCAGTATCATTTTAATTCCTGTGATGATTTTTATAACAAAAATAATATCAGGAAAAACAAGAAAATATTTTTTTATTCAACAAACAAAACTTGGAGAATTAAATGGAATTGCGGAAGAAGATATAACTGGTTTAAGAATAATAAAAATTTTTGGTAAAGAAGAAAAAGAAATAGAAAAGTTTGAAAAAATTAATGAAGAATTAAAAGAATATGGAATTAATGCTCAGAAATTTGCCGGTATTATGCCTCCTTTAATGAATTTTTTAAATAATATAAGTTTTGCAATAATTGGTGGAATAGGCGGTGTTTTTGTTTTGAAAAAAATAATTACAATTGGAACAATAGCCAGTTTTATTAATTATGTAAAACAGTTTACAAGACCTTTAAATGAACTTGCAAATCAATTCAATACAATTCAAACTGCAATAGCAAGTGCTGAAAGGGTTTTTGAAATTATGGAAGAGGAAAAAGAAAAAGAGGATGAAGAAGGAGCAATAGAACTTAAAGAAATAAAAGGAGAGGTTGAGTTTAAAAATGTATGGTTTGCTTATGAAGATGAAAAATATGTTTTAAAAAATATAAATTTTAAAGTTCCTGCTGGGAAAATTATTGCAATTGTTGGACCAACAGGAGCAGGTAAAACAACAATAATTAATTTGTTGGCAAGATTATATGAAGTAGAAAAAGGAGAAATACTTATTGATGGATATGATATAAGAAAAATAAAGAAAGAAAGTTTAAGGTCTTTTTTAGGTGTTGTTTTACAGGATACATATCTTTTTGCTGAAACAGTAAAAGAAAATATAAGATACGGAAAACTTGAAGCAAGAGATGAAGAAATTCAGGAAGTTTGTAGAGTATCAAATGCTGAAAAGTTTATTTTAAATCTACCCAAAAAGTATCAAACAGTTTTGTCTGATAGTGGTCAGAGTTTGAGTCAGGGACAGAGACAACTCATTGCAATTTCAAGAGCAATTCTTGCTAAACCGAAAATTTTAATTCTTGACGAAGCAACCAGCAACATAGATACAAAAACTGAGATGGATGTCCAAAAAAGTATGTTAAACTTAATGAAAGATAAAACAAACTTTGTTATAGCACATAGATTGAATACAGTTAAAAATGCTGATTTAATTCTTGTTATAAAAGAAGGAGAAATTATTGAAAAGGGAAACCATAAAGAATTAATGAATAAAAAAGGGTTTTATTACAATCTATTTACAAGTCAATTTGGCGAAGTTTTAAATGATTAA